From the Chitinivorax tropicus genome, the window TGCGTTGCAATTCCTCCCATGCCTTGCGCCCATTGATGGCGGACATGTGGTTGATGCCCATGACATCCAGTGTTTTGGCGATCTGTTTGCGCGCAATCATCGAATCATCAGCAAAGAAGATGGTCTTGCCGCGCACTGCCTGGGATTTGATGGTGTTGAGATGGATGTCCTCCTCGCCGCGAGGGGAGGTTTCTGCGAGCACCCGTTCCACGTCCATCATCATGATGAGCTTGCCACCCTCCAGCTCGGTGACGGCGGTCACCAAGCCGCCCATTTCCTTTTGCAGCATTTCGGGCGGGACGCGCATGGAAGACCAGTCCAGCCGCAGGATGGTATCTACGGCCTCGACCAGAAAGCCTTGTGTGTGGCCATTGTATTCGGTCACGATCATGATCTCCGGCTTGGCAGTGGTCTGCACACCAGAGTATTTGGCCAGGTCCACCACAGGCACCAGCGCACCTCGTAGGCTGACCATGCCTTCAACCGATGGTGGCATGTCTGGCGCACGGGTGATCTCGGGGGTGCGCATGACTTCGCGGACTTTGAATACATTGATGCCAAAGTTTTCGCGACGATTGGTCCGCTCATCCAGGCCCAAGGTGAACAGCAGGATTTCCAGCTTGTTGGTGCCAGCCAGTTTGGTACGGGCGTCAATGCTTTTCAGCAGATCTGACACGATTGTCACTCCAAGATTAACGTCAGCATTGTTGCGGTTTTTTGATTGCGTTGGCGACAGCATGATCTGTGCACCGCGCAGTTGCTATATCTAGTGTAGATCAAGTTCTGTGGCCGTGCCGAGAATTATATTAGAGATTCATTAAATACTATTGGTCTTTTCGTATTTGGCCATCACTTCTTTATATGTCATGGTTGCCGATCTCACCATCTGGCACATCGAACCCGCATGGCGCGTGTCTAGAGTGTGTATAGTCCGTGTTGACTGTAATGTCACGCCCGATTGTGGTTTTTCCCATATCTGACTTGCCCTGAATCCGCATCGGCGGGGTGTCGATTCCGATTGCCTGTTTGAGCGTGTTGTTTTTTCAAATGTTTTTCATGTAAATGTGAATTTTGATCGAATACGACGATAATCCTGTGCCAATTGGACACGGGCCGGCATGGACTTGCAAGGGTTACGGAATGGGGTAATCATGCCAGAGCACGAGAAATGCACAGTATCTGAAATGTCAGATACTGTTTCTGCGGTAAATCAAGGTCAATGAACCTGGGGTGGATATGCCGATCACGACACAGCCAATGGATCAGGGAAGAAGCGAGCTGGAGCAGGCCTTTGCCATGTTCACCGAGGCTTCCCGCCAGTTGACCGATTCCTATGCCGAATTACAGGCGCAGGCACAACAATTGACAGAAGAGCTGGCCGTGGCCAACGGCGAGCTCAAACGCCAATATGCTGAAAAGGCTGGGCTGTCGGAGCGGCTGGTCGCTTTGCTGCAAGCCTTGCCGGCGGGCGTGGTGGAATTGGATGTCTCCAGGCAGGTGGTGGCGTTGAATGCCGCTGCCGTGCGGATATTAGGCGAGCAGGTCATTGGCCAGGACTGGTCTGTTGTGTTGTCCGAGCGGTTTGAATCATTCGAGAGCCCAGGTGAGTGGCGCTTGGCTGGCAGGCCGGATTGTGTCTTGACGCTGGTGGAAAACAGCCTGGCGGCCTCCGGTGGGTTCATCGTGCTGCTGCATGATGTGTCCGAGCCTTATCACATGCGTCAGCAACTGGCCAAACAGCAGCGCCTGGTGGAAATGGGGCAGATGTCGGCAGCCCTGGCGCACCAGTTGCGCACGCCTTTATCCACCGCGATGTTGTATAGCGCCAATCTGACCCGGGAGGGGCTGGCGGACGCAGATCGACAACGCTTTGCCGGTAAAGCGCTGGAGCGTATGCGTGTGTTGGAGCACTTGATCCAGGATATGTTGCGCTTTGTGAAAGGGGCTGCGGTGGCGGGTTTGGCGCCCATTGCCGTCAACGAGGTGTTGGATGAGGTGGAGCAGGTGATCGCACCGCAGGCTGCGATGGCGGGTGTGGTCTGTGAAATCGGACATCTGGCGGCAGATGTGATGGTGTCATGTGATAAGCAGGCATTGTCCGGGGCATTGTTGAATATGCTCGACAATGCCATCCGGGCGTGTTCACCCGGTCAGCAGGTCATGCTGCGGCCCAGCCTGGATCATCACGTCCGGATCTGCATCGAGGACAATGGATGCGGCATGCCAGAGACGGTGCGCCAGCGCCTGTTCGAGCCTTTTTTCACCACCCGTGGCGACGGGACGGGACTGGGTCTGGCGATCGTCAAGCAGGTAATTGACGCACATGATGGGCACATCACGGTAGAATCGCGCCCTGGCTTAGGCACGAGTTTTGTGATTGAGTTGCCACTCGTTGACTCGGTGGCTATTGTTAATAGAAATCAGGCGCGACCGATCGATCAGTCGAACTGATTGGATCAGGGCAACCCGAAGTGCAAGATGGGTGATGATGCATTGAGCAGGTACGTGGGCGTATCCTGCAATCTGTCCGTTTGACATCTTTCAAGTCGTACTTAAATTGCAGTTGAGCGTCTCGCTGGTCTGCACCACCCCTTTGGATCTGCGGTGCAGTTCGTTTGCAATTTTGAGGTACCCCAAAGGTTACGCTTCTGATTGATACTAAGGTGGAGTGAATGAGCCCTAAAGTGGAATATGAAGGCAAGGTAGCGAAAGTGATCCTGGCTGGTCAGTTTGACTTCAATTCGCATCGGGATTTCCGACAATGCTGTGAGATGGTCATTGCCAACCCGGATGTGAATGAAGTGCAGATCGACTTCCAGCGCGTCACCTATCTGGATTCGTCAGCATTGGGCATGCTGCTGTTGGTCAAGGAGAAGGTGAATGCCGCCAACAAGAGTCTGGCACTGGTCAATTGCAAGGATACGGTGCGGCAGGTGCTTGAGATAGCCTGCTTTGGAAAGATCTTTACGATCAGATAACAGCCCGGTGACCTGTCGGCCATGAAGATACTCATTGTAGATGACGCTGAAATCATGCTCTTGCTGATGCAGAAGTTTGTCACTGCATTGGGGCATCAAACTGTGTTGGCACGTGATGGCCAACAGGCAATCGATACGTTTGAAGTTGAACTGCCAGACCTCGTGCTGATGGACATGATGATGCCAGTCATGGACGGCCCGGAAGCAGCAGCCCGGATCAAGGCGCTGGCCAAGGATCGTTGGGTGCCGATCGTCTTTGTGACGGCAATCGGTGAGGAGAACCGGCTTGCAGACGCCATTGAGCAAGGGGCTGATGACTACCTGCTCAAGCCGATCAACTTCCGGATTCTCGAAGCCAAGATCAAGGCGATCGAGCGCTCCATCGAGCTGCATCAGAAAGTCAGGGAGCAGTCATCCAAGCTGGCGGACTATTACGAGCGGGCGGAGGAGGAAAAACGGGTTGCCCGCCATCTGATGGAGCAGATGGTCAATGCCGACCGGCTCTCCGACCCGGCTTTGACCTACTCCATCACACCCGCTGAGAGCTTGTCTGGCGACCTGATCGCGGCAGCGCGCACGCCGGGGCATCGTTTGTACATCATGTTGGCGGACGGTATCGGCCACGGCTTGACTGCTGCACTGAATGTGCTGCCGTTGACTCAGCCGTTTTATACCATGACCGAAAAGGGCTTTTCGGTGCCGGAGATCCTGGCCGAGATCAATAGCAAGATCCGCCAGGTGTTGCCGATCGGGCGCTTCGTGGCGGTGTCCATCGCATCGATCGATCCGGTCAACCGTCAAATCGAGGTGTGGAATGGCGGCATGCCGGACATCCTGTTCTTTGATGCCAACGGAAATGAACGCGCTCGCTGGAAATCCCACCATCTGCCCCTGGGCATTCTGCCTTCGAAGGATTTCAACGCCACGACCGCTCACATCAGTTATGAGGAAGAGGGCTGGCTGTTCTTCTGTTCGGATGGGTTGATCGAGGCTCGTCGTGGTGATGGAACGCTATTTGGCATCGAGCCCATCTACGAGGCATTCCGCCAGGGGCCGGGCAAAGATGCGTTTGCAAGATTGCAGACGGATGTGACGCAGTTCATGCAAGGCTTGCCCTTTCATGATGATGTCTCCTTGGCCATGGTTCGTTGCACCCCTGGTGAGGTGAATACGCCGGTTCCGCAATCCATTCGTAACGATATCATCTCCAGCGAAGCGGTTGACTTGCACTGGCGGATCGCGTTGACCCTTGGGCCCAATGAGCTACGTCGTTGTAGCGTGGTGCCGCTGTTGATGGAGTTCGTCAAACAGATCGACTACCTCAAGGCCTCGTTGTCCGACATCTTCCTGATTCTTTCCGAATTGTTCAACAATGCGCTGGATCATGGTCTGCTTGAAGTACCCTCTGCCTTGAAGACGGCGGAGGCCGGGATGGATGAGTACCTGAGAATACGTTCGGAGCGCCTCGAAGCGCTGATACGAGGCGAGATCGACCTGGAGCTGTCACAGGTTGATATCCAGGGTAAGCGGGGGTTGCGCATCTTCATCCGCGACAGCGGCAGCGGGTTCGACTTCACCAAGATCGAAGAACCTGCCACCACCAGTCGGCTCACGCATGGCCGTGGCATCCGCCTGGTGAAATCGCTTGCGTCATATATGGAGTACGCCGGTAACGGCAATGAGGTGGTGCTTTACTTCATTCCACGCGCTGAAGGAGCGTAGTGGTCGCTGTGGTTTTGTGCTGTCAAGGGTCAGGTTGAAATCAAGGGGGTCGTCATCGAAGTTCTACCATCGCATAGCGCGGATATGATTTTACCGCGCCGCCAGATCATCCCCCCACGCAATGAACCCTTGATTATTGTTGGCGCATCGACAGGCGGCACCGAGGCGATCAAGGAGTTTCTACTGCCCATGCCGCCCGACGCGCCACCTATCTTGATTGCACAGCATATGCCGCAGATGTTCACCCGCTCTTTTGCCGAGCGGCTCGACGGCCTGTGCCGCATCTCCGTGCGTGAGGCCGAGCACCATCAAGTGCTCCGCCCTGGGTTTGCCTATATTGCACCGGGGCATTCCCACCTGCTGCTGGGCTGGCTCAATGGCAAGTATGTATGCGAGTTGAATCAAGGTGTGCCGGTGAATCGGCATCGCCCATCTGTGGATGTACTGTTTCGCTCTGCCGCCAATCTGGGGGGCAAGAACTGTATCGGCGTCATCCTGACGGGCATGGGTAAGGACGGCGCAGCCTGTATGGTGGAAATGCGCCAAGCGGGCGCCTACAATTTCGCACAGGACGAGGCCAGCTGCGTGGTATTTGGCATGCCCAAAGAGGCCATCGCATTGGGTGCCGCACACGAGGTCGTCGCCTTGAAGGACATGGCGGCCAAGGTGCTCAGTTGCGTTGCCACCCGTAACAGACCGCAAACCAGCTCTGCTGGCTGATTCCAACAATAGCCGGGCAGTCTGGCTTTGTGCGAGAATAAGCACATCCTGATGCGTTGATCTGTTGGGGTCGGAAGGGCCACTATTGGCTGGTCTGCAGTTTGTTCAGCACTCAAGCCGTTGGCCCGACTGCATGACCTCGACCGGCAACGCATATTTCCGCACAAGATACGGCCTTATCCTTCCGAGCAGGCGTTGATTGTGTATGACTTGATGTTGTCGATCTGGCAACGTGTCCGCCCCACACTGCAATGACCGCTATGAAACCCTTGCCTGTATTGGTTGTAGAAGATGACAAATCCCTGCGTGAGGCACTGCTGGATACATTGGAATTGTCTGGCTACACCGTGCGGGCCGCGGCGGATGGCAGCGAAGCGCTGGCGCTGTTGGCGCGGGAGCCGATCGGGCTGATCGTATCCGACGTGCAGATGCGCCCGATGGGCGGCTACGAACTGTTGTTGGCGGTGAAACAGCAGTGCCCGCATGTCCCATTCCTGTTGATGACTGCCTATGGTGACATCCAGCGTGCTGTGCAGGCGATGCGTGACGGTGCCGCACACTATCTGCTGAAGCCTTTCGAGCCGACCACATTGCTGGCGGAAGTTGCCCGTTTCATGCTACCCGCCCGCCAGGACGACGATGCCGGCCTGGTCGCGGAGGACCCCAAATCCGTCGAGCTACTGGCCTTGGCGAAACGGGTGGCGGCATCAGATGCGACTGTGCTGTTGACCGGGGAAAGCGGCGTGGGTAAAGAGGTGTATGCCCGCTACCTGCACGCGCAGTCTCCCCGCGCCAAGGGGCCATTCGTGGCCATCAACTGCGCTGCCATCCCAGAGCAGCTGTTGGAATCGACCTTGTTCGGCCATGAGAAGGGTGCCTTTACCGGTGCCAACCAAGCTCATGCAGGCAAATTCGAGCAGGCAGAGGGGGGCACGTTGTTGCTGGATGAGATCTCCGAAATGCCGCTCGGCTTACAAGCCAAATTGCTGCGTGTGCTGCAAGAGCGGCAGCTGGAGCGTGTCGGCGGGACGCGCTCGGTGAAGCTCGATATCCGGGTGCTGGCCACCAGCAACCGTGATATGCAAGCCGAGGTAGCGGCCCATCGTTTCCGGGAAGACCTGTATTACCGCTTGAATGTATTTCCGTTGGCCATTCCGCCTTTGCGTGAGCGACCGCAAGACATTGTACTGCTGGCCCGGCATTTGCTGGATCGTTACGCCCAGCGAGATCAACGACCAGGGGCGGGCTTCGATCAAGGCGCGGAGCGGGCATTGCGAGCCCACCCGTGGCCGGGCAACATCCGAGAGCTGGAAAACGTCGTGCAACGTGCGCTGATCCTGTCCCCGACAGGGTTGATCCAAGCCTCGCATCTGCTGCTGCCAGCTCCCCAGCCCTCAGCGCCAGTGGTGGATGCGCCAGAACGTAGCCTGGATGATGGCCCGGCTGAGTCGGCAGACATCCGAGCCAATCAGAAACGGCTGATTCTGGAGACGCTGGCAGCGACCAATGGCGTGCGCAAACTAGCTGCGGAACGGCTGGGAATCAGCGAGCGGACCTTGCGCTACAAGCTGCAACAGTTCCGTGAAGAGGGTGAGGATGTATGAGGCCGATGCACGAAGCCACGCGGTGGACTTACATTTGCAGTCAATTTGGCTATAATCGCCGAAAGAGGCGAGGAAGATGAGTATCAACGGAATCGACACCATGCTGGGTGAATTGCGTGCCATGTCCGCCAAAGCGGCGGGTGGGGTTGCGCACGCGGATCAGGAACAGGCCCAGCCCGTTGAGTTCGCAGCACTGCTGAAATCCAGTCTGGATCAGGTCAATCAAGCGCAGCAGACATCGCGGGAATTGCAAAAACAATTCGAGCTTGGCAACCCTGATACCAACCTGCAGGACGTGATGATTGCCATGCAAAAGGCCAGCCTCTCGTTCGAAACCATGGTTCAGGTTCGCAATAAACTGGTATCCGCCTACCAGGAAGTCATGAATATCCAAGTATAACGACCCTGTAACCAGCAGGTTAACCAATGCCAGAAGCCCTGCGGCAAATCCTAGAAAATATCCGGCAACGTTTCAGTAGCCTACCCAACAATCAAAAAATCGCTGTGATCGTCGGTTTGGCGACGGTGGTGGCGATGATTGTCGCCACTTTGCTGTGGACACAATCCACTCCTTACAAGGTGTTGTTCAGTAACGTGTCCGATCGTGATGGTGGTGCCATCACGCAAAGCCTGCAACAGCTGAATATCCCCTATAAGATCGAGGCGGGTGGCACCATCAGTGTGCCTGCTGAGGCTGTCTACGACACCCGGTTGAAATTGGCCGCCCAAGGTTTGCCCAAAGGCGGGACGGTTGGCTTCGAGCTGATGGACAACCAGAAACTGGGGGTCAGCCAGTTTGCCGAGCAAATCAACTACCAACGATCCATCGAAGGTGAGTTGGCCCGCTCGATTGAAACCCTGTCCTCTGTTCAAACAGCGCGGGTGCACTTGGCCATTCCGCGACAGACGGTTTTCCTGCGTGAGCAGCAGAAGCCGTCGGCATCGGTCTTGGTGACATTGCACCCCGGCAGGGTGCTGGATGGTGCGCAGGTGGCGGCGATTGTGCATTTGATCGCCAGCAGCGTGCCGGATATGCCGGTCAAGAGTGTGACGGTGGTTGATCAGAATGGTGATCTGTTGAGCAAGAGCCTGGATGGCATCAGCTCGACTGGGCTGGACCCACGTCAATTGAATTTTGTGCGTCAGGTCGAGCGCGATTACGTCAAGCGCATCGAAACGATTCTGGAACAGATTGTCGGCAAAGGCAATGTCAAGGCTGAGGTGACAGCGGATCTCGATTTCGCGGAAACCGAGCAGACCTCGGAGACATTCCGCCCCAATTCCCCTCCCGAAAAATCAGCAATCCGTAGCCAGCAGTCAGTCGAGACGGTCAATGGCGCGGCGGCCAACCCCTCAGGCATACCCGGCGCATTTTCGAATCAGCCGCCCGGCAATGCCACCGCCCCCATCACTACCCAGCCGGGGCAGGGTACCGGCGGCGCTGGGGCTGCCACCGGGCAGGGCACCACGCATCGTGAGTCCACCATCAATTACGAGGTGGATAAGACCGTGCAGCATGTCAAACAGTCGCTGGGGAATATCAAACGCCTGTCCGCCGCCGTGGTGGTCAATTACAAGGGTGAAAAGGACAAAGAAGGCAAGCTGTTGTTTAAGGCTCGTCCCGCCAACGAGATGACCCAGATCACCAATCTGGTGCGCGAGGCGATGGGCTATAGTCAACAGCGTGGTGATTCGGTGAATGTGGTGAACGCACCATTTGCTGATGCCAACGTTGAACCGCCTTCCATGGTCGAGCGTCTAACCCAAGAGGCGCGGGCGAACTGGCAGCAGATCTTCAAGAATGCGTTGATCGCGTTGGTTGTGTTGTACCTGATCTTCGGGGTGATCCGTCCTGCCATCAAGTACATGACCCGCGAGCCGGAGCCTGAGAAGAGCGAGCCACAGTATGCGCCTGGCTCGCCTGAGGAAGCCGCAGCGCAAGAGGCGCAGGCTTTGGCCGAGCAGGGTGATGTGGAGCAGGCCGAGCGGCTGGCAACCTATGCAGACAACCTGCAAATGGCCAAGGATCTGTCCAAAAATGATCCACGTATGGTGGCGAGCGTGGTGCGAACATGGGTGATGGCAGAAGATGAGTGAGATGGGGCTGCGTAAGAGTGCGATTCTGCTGCTTTGCCTGGGCGAAGAGGCTGCGGTGGAGGTGTTCAAGTTCCTAGGCCCGAAAGAGGTGCAGAAGCTGGGTGCCACCATGGCTGCCTTGGAGAACGTGAATCGAGCGGAAATCGAAGAAGTATTGGCGGATTTCCGTACCGAGGTCGAAAACCGCGCCAGTCTGGGCGCTGCGGATGAATATCTGCGCAGTGTCTTGACCAAGGCGCTGGGTGTGGATCGTGCCAACAACCTGTTGGACCGCATCTTGCAGGGCAATGAGGCAAATACCGGCATCGAGGGCCTGAAGTGGATGGATTCGGCGGCGGTGGCCGAGCTGATCAAGAACGAGCACCCGCAGATCATTGCCACGGTGTTGGTGCATCTGGAGCAGGATCAGGCATCGGAGGTGTTGTCCTATTTCGTCGAGCGGCTTCGCAATGATGTGCTGCTGCGGATCGCCACACTGGAAGGCGTACAGCCACAGGCCTTGCGTGAATTGAATGAAGTGCTGACTCAGCTGCTGTCGGGCACGGACAAGATCAAGAAGAGCGCCATGGGCGGCGTACAGATGACGGCGGAGATCCTGAATTTGATGGGCGGCCAGGTCGAAACCTCTGCCTTGGCATCTATCCGTGAATATGATCCCGAGCTTGCGCAGCGGATTCAGGACAAGATGTTTGTATTCGACAACCTGCTGGCCTTGGACGATCGATCCATCCAGGTGCTGTTGCGCGAGGTGCAGTCCGAGTCGCTGATCATCGCGCTCAAAGGCACCAGCCAGGAACTCAAGGAAAAGATCTTCCGCAACATGTCGCAACGCGCGGCGGAAATGCTGCGGGACGATCTGGAGGCCAAAGGCCCGGTGAAACTGTCGGAAGTGGAAGCGGAACAGCGGGAAATCCTCAAGATCGTGCGCCGCCTGGCCGACGAAGGTCAGATTGTGATTGCCTCAGGCGGAGACGAGGGCCTTGTCGAATAACATCATCCCTAAAGAACAACTCACCGCCTATCAACGGTGGGAGATGGCTGCCTTTGACGAGGCCCAGCGCGAGGCGCCAGTCACTACAATAGCACCGGCACCAGTGGTGCCCACCGACGAGGCGGTGCCGATCGAGGGCGATACCGATGCCATCCCACCTCTGCAGGAAAATCTGCCTTACCCCACAGCGGAGGAAATCGAGGCAATACACCAGCAAGCCTACCAGGAGGCTTTTGGCGAAGGCCAGAAGGCTGGCTTTGAACAAGGCTTCGAGCAAGGGTTGAATGAGGGACGGCTGGCTGGGGCGGGTGAAGTGGAGCGATGCCGACAGGTGTTTGAGACGTTTGCACAGTTGCGCGATCATTTCGAACAGGAGGTCGCCCAGGATGTATTGAAGATTGCACTGGAGGTGGCTCGGCAGGTGTTGCGTCAATCAATCGCCGTCAAGCCGGAGATGCTGTCACAGGTGATCCGTGAGGCGATTGCCAGCCTGCCTGCGGTGGCGCAGCAGCCCCGTGTCCTGCTCAACCCAGCGGATCTCGCGGCGGTGGAGGTCGTGATGGGGAGCGAGACCCAGCCAGGCTGCGTTTTGGTTGCCGATGAGAGCATCCAGCCTGGTGGCTGCCGAATCGTCGCGGGCAACAGCGAGGCAGACGCGGAGATCGCCACGCGCTGGCGGCGTGTTGTGGCGACTTTGGGTCAGCAGTCCGACTGGTTGGAATGATCAGCTGGTTCTGTATGGAAATGGCGAAGCAGGATGATTGATACAACGTTGCGCTGGTCGCAATTCGTCGAGCAATGCCAACTGGCGCTGGCAGACGCTCGGCCCTGGCAGACGGCAGGTCGGTTGACGCGTGCTGCTGGCCTGGTGCTGGAGGCAGCTGGCCTGCGCCTGCCGGTGGGGAGTTGTTGCTACATTCTGATGCCCAACGGGTTTTCGGTCGAGGCCGAAGTGGTGGGTTTCTCTGGCGAAAAGCTGTTTCTGATGCCGGTATCCGATACCTATGGCCTGGAACCTGGGGCGCCGGTGGTGCCTGCCGATACGATCAGTGCAAGGGTCCCCAGGTATGGTGAGATGGCTCACCCTGCCCGGCGGATCGAGGACAAGGGCCGTCAAGTGGCAGTCGGTGAAGGGATGCTCGGGCGGGTGGTGGATGGCGTAGGGCGGCCATTGGATCGCCTGGGAGCGTTGGATGTACGCGAGTTCGTGCCTCTGACATCCAGGCCATTCAATCCTATGGATCGTGCGCCGGTGCGGGAGCCATTGGATGTTGGCGTGCGGGCGATCAACGCGCTGCTGACTGTTGGGCGGGGGCAGCGTCTGGGGCTGTTTGCGGGCTCCGGCGTCGGCAAGAGCGTGCTACTTGGCATGATGGCCCGCTATACCACTGCAGATGTGGTGGTGGTGGGGCTGATTGGTGAGCGTGGGCGTGAGGTCAAGGACTTCATCGAGAACATCCTGGGTGAGGAAGGGCTCAGGCGTTCAGTCGTCGTAGCCGCCCCGGCGGATTCACCGCCTCTCCTGCGCCTGCATGGCGCCGCCTACGCCACGTCGATTGCCGAATACTTCCGTAACAAAGGGCGTAATGTGCTGTTGATCATGGATTCGCTGACCCGCTATGCCATGGCGCAGCGAGAGATTGCCCTGGCCGTGGGTGAGCCACCGGCCACCAAAGGCTATCCGCCATCTGTGTTCGCCAAGCTGCCACAGCTGGTGGAGCGTGCTGGCAATGGCCCCGAGGGCGGCGGTTCGATCACCGCTTTCTACACCGTGTTGACTGAGGGTGATGATCAGCAAGACCCTATTGCGGATAGCGCCCGCGCCATTCTGGATGGCCACTTTGTGCTGTCTCGGGCCTTGGCTGAGCAGGGTCATTATCCAGCCATCGATGTCGAGGCCTCCATCAGCCGGGTGATGACCGATATCCTGTCACCAGCAGAGGTGGAAATCGTCAGGCGTTTCAAATACCTCTATTCCCGCTTCCAGCGGAACCGCGATCTGATCAGCGTCGGCGCCTATGTCCGTGGTGCAGACCCGGTGCTCGACAAGGCCATCATGCTGCAGCCCAAGATGGAGGCGTTTCTCGTCCAGCTGTTGCATGACTGTGAAGACTATGCGACCAGCCGCCAGCTGTTGGCGCAGCTGGCGATCGAAATGATCTAGACTCTGTTGTGTTTGTCTGCCTCTGGTGGAAACACCCCCATCGCTTGAATTCATATCAACACAACCTAGACTCTAAAACAGGAAGATTGCCTGTTTTGAGGGACGATGACTGACCGTGGCCAAACCTTTCCAATTCCAATTGCTGCTAGAACAGGCTGCGCGTCAGAGCGAGGATGCATCACGTGTGATGGCGGCCTGCAAGGCACAGTGGCAAAGCGCAGAGCAGCAGCTGCAGCAGCTGGAAGGGTTTCGGCAGGAGTACCGCATCCGCTTGGCGGCTACTGAGCAGGCAGGTATGACGGTGAATCAGTGGCGGGACTACCAAGCGTTCATCGCCAAGATCGACACCGCGATCCGCCAACAGCATGATGCCCTTGACGTGGCCAAAGAGCGCTTCGAACAAGCGCGTGACCGCTGGCAGGCGCTCGAAAACCAGGTCGGGGCGTATCGCAAGCTGGAGACACGCCATCTGCAGCAAGAGCAAAAGCGCGAAGCCAAACGTGAGCAGAAGATGAGTGATGAGTTCTCCACTCGTCTGATCGGGCGGGCGGGTGCGGCAGAGTCGGATATCTGATTGTCATAACTCATTGTGGTTATGTCTAAAGGGTCGATCACGACCACCATTTCTCATGTAAGATCAGCTTTCTGATCAAAAGATACCCGCATCCCTCATTGGTGCAGTATTTAACGTGCGTATGTGTGTTTATTGCCTTACCATACTGTCAATCCCTGTACATGCAATTTTACGTATAAATATTCAAAATGAATAAGGATGGATTTTTTCATGATGCCGATGTTATCATGGCGCCACATCCCCACGGAGTGTCACATTTCGCATGCGACTCAGGGTTTGGCTGACATCGTGTCAAGCATGCCCAGGGTTGCCTGCGCTCATGACATGGCATCGATTTCATCGTCACTTTTCATTCCTTCAGTCATTTGCGACAGCCATACCTGCTATGGTGTGGTTGCGTGCGGTTTTCGGAGCATTGCATGATTCTAGTCACCGGCGGAGCGGGCTTCATCGGGTCTCATTCAGTGGATGCCCTGTTATCAGCAGGGTTTTCGGTAAGGGTGCTGGACAATCTCTCCAGCGGGAAATTGGACAATCT encodes:
- a CDS encoding ATP-binding SpoIIE family protein phosphatase, with product MKILIVDDAEIMLLLMQKFVTALGHQTVLARDGQQAIDTFEVELPDLVLMDMMMPVMDGPEAAARIKALAKDRWVPIVFVTAIGEENRLADAIEQGADDYLLKPINFRILEAKIKAIERSIELHQKVREQSSKLADYYERAEEEKRVARHLMEQMVNADRLSDPALTYSITPAESLSGDLIAAARTPGHRLYIMLADGIGHGLTAALNVLPLTQPFYTMTEKGFSVPEILAEINSKIRQVLPIGRFVAVSIASIDPVNRQIEVWNGGMPDILFFDANGNERARWKSHHLPLGILPSKDFNATTAHISYEEEGWLFFCSDGLIEARRGDGTLFGIEPIYEAFRQGPGKDAFARLQTDVTQFMQGLPFHDDVSLAMVRCTPGEVNTPVPQSIRNDIISSEAVDLHWRIALTLGPNELRRCSVVPLLMEFVKQIDYLKASLSDIFLILSELFNNALDHGLLEVPSALKTAEAGMDEYLRIRSERLEALIRGEIDLELSQVDIQGKRGLRIFIRDSGSGFDFTKIEEPATTSRLTHGRGIRLVKSLASYMEYAGNGNEVVLYFIPRAEGA
- a CDS encoding STAS domain-containing protein; amino-acid sequence: MSPKVEYEGKVAKVILAGQFDFNSHRDFRQCCEMVIANPDVNEVQIDFQRVTYLDSSALGMLLLVKEKVNAANKSLALVNCKDTVRQVLEIACFGKIFTIR
- the fliE gene encoding flagellar hook-basal body complex protein FliE — its product is MSINGIDTMLGELRAMSAKAAGGVAHADQEQAQPVEFAALLKSSLDQVNQAQQTSRELQKQFELGNPDTNLQDVMIAMQKASLSFETMVQVRNKLVSAYQEVMNIQV
- a CDS encoding sigma-54-dependent transcriptional regulator — translated: MKPLPVLVVEDDKSLREALLDTLELSGYTVRAAADGSEALALLAREPIGLIVSDVQMRPMGGYELLLAVKQQCPHVPFLLMTAYGDIQRAVQAMRDGAAHYLLKPFEPTTLLAEVARFMLPARQDDDAGLVAEDPKSVELLALAKRVAASDATVLLTGESGVGKEVYARYLHAQSPRAKGPFVAINCAAIPEQLLESTLFGHEKGAFTGANQAHAGKFEQAEGGTLLLDEISEMPLGLQAKLLRVLQERQLERVGGTRSVKLDIRVLATSNRDMQAEVAAHRFREDLYYRLNVFPLAIPPLRERPQDIVLLARHLLDRYAQRDQRPGAGFDQGAERALRAHPWPGNIRELENVVQRALILSPTGLIQASHLLLPAPQPSAPVVDAPERSLDDGPAESADIRANQKRLILETLAATNGVRKLAAERLGISERTLRYKLQQFREEGEDV
- a CDS encoding chemotaxis protein CheW; its protein translation is MSDLLKSIDARTKLAGTNKLEILLFTLGLDERTNRRENFGINVFKVREVMRTPEITRAPDMPPSVEGMVSLRGALVPVVDLAKYSGVQTTAKPEIMIVTEYNGHTQGFLVEAVDTILRLDWSSMRVPPEMLQKEMGGLVTAVTELEGGKLIMMMDVERVLAETSPRGEEDIHLNTIKSQAVRGKTIFFADDSMIARKQIAKTLDVMGINHMSAINGRKAWEELQRIANKCESLGELVSHKIDLILTDIEMPEMDGYMLTKMIKSDTRFQGIPILMHSSLSGQSNQKLGQSVGVDGYVTKFEPQKLSEAVTKMLIKE
- a CDS encoding sensor histidine kinase; protein product: MPITTQPMDQGRSELEQAFAMFTEASRQLTDSYAELQAQAQQLTEELAVANGELKRQYAEKAGLSERLVALLQALPAGVVELDVSRQVVALNAAAVRILGEQVIGQDWSVVLSERFESFESPGEWRLAGRPDCVLTLVENSLAASGGFIVLLHDVSEPYHMRQQLAKQQRLVEMGQMSAALAHQLRTPLSTAMLYSANLTREGLADADRQRFAGKALERMRVLEHLIQDMLRFVKGAAVAGLAPIAVNEVLDEVEQVIAPQAAMAGVVCEIGHLAADVMVSCDKQALSGALLNMLDNAIRACSPGQQVMLRPSLDHHVRICIEDNGCGMPETVRQRLFEPFFTTRGDGTGLGLAIVKQVIDAHDGHITVESRPGLGTSFVIELPLVDSVAIVNRNQARPIDQSN